A single Anopheles arabiensis isolate DONGOLA chromosome 2, AaraD3, whole genome shotgun sequence DNA region contains:
- the LOC120894601 gene encoding holocytochrome c-type synthase, with translation MGNTVSAAEKVASNIVPSTLTKGEDAALPKGHPPLGDKAAMSGNPPPECPMHQKQQPKEQPVLVSECPIKHDGAEVNPLNMMPPANQNPAPGQPFPLPTERQVSSIPKATTDGKQEFWVYPSQQMFWNAMLRKGWRWEKDDIAQKDMDDIIKIHNANNEQAWQEVLKWEALHARECGNPRLKSFGGKATDYSPRAKIRNMMGYELPFDRHDWIIDRCGKDVRYVIDYYDGGMVDEKYKFALLDVRPAMDSFDNVWDRMKVAYMRWKFELEDKLKELTN, from the coding sequence ATGGGAAACACGGTGTCTGCCGCTGAAAAGGTTGCCTCGAACATAGTGCCCAGCACATTGACGAAGGGCGAAGATGCAGCACTACCGAAGGGACATCCACCGCTTGGCGATAAAGCAGCCATGTCCGGTAATCCTCCGCCCGAATGTCCGATGCACCAAAAACAGCAACCCAAAGAACAACCAGTGCTCGTATCCGAGTGCCCGATTAAGCACGATGGAGCGGAAGTGAACCCGCTGAACATGATGCCACCGGCAAATCAAAATCCCGCCCCGGGCCAACCGTTCCCACTGCCTACCGAGCGCCAGGTGTCGTCGATTCCGAAAGCGACCACCGACGGTAAGCAGGAGTTTTGGGTGTACCCAAGTCAGCAGATGTTCTGGAATGCGATGCTGCGCAAGGGCTGGCGCTGGGAAAAGGACGATATAGCTCAGAAAGACATGGACGACATTATAAAGATACACAACGCCAACAATGAGCAGGCCTGGCAGGAGGTACTTAAGTGGGAAGCGCTGCACGCCCGCGAATGTGGCAATCCACGGCTGAAGAGCTTCGGCGGCAAGGCAACCGATTACAGCCCGCGGGCTAAGATTCGCAACATGATGGGGTACGAGCTGCCGTTCGACCGACACGACTGGATCATCGATCGCTGTGGCAAGGATGTGCGCTACGTCATTGACTACTACGACGGTGGCATGGTGGACGAGAAGTACAAATTTGCCCTGCTGGATGTGAGGCCCGCGATGGATTCGTTCGACAACGTGTGGGATCGCATGAAGGTGGCCTACATGCGGTGGAAGTTCGAGCTGGAGGACAAACTGAAGGAGCTGACAAACTAA
- the LOC120894600 gene encoding proline-, glutamic acid- and leucine-rich protein 1-like, whose product MEGVGQLFGTHFDSDDGLLTAFLNNIDEHQSFWSDPENDLDTIFTKLGTLLASARTRDRGLRILIHLLPDCPLDLIEEKAQFYLNTCTKVCDQRGPTQTLPLVYKLLQQLLHRSLGSTELHKLFVSNLAKILESVGPKLEPSAVPSVLSFLELAMQHYAGACGPLKSRIETFLYSLVDSTDRFVVNRTANCLLLLQQIRGGGQHGSLHKKTWEEYYLKLIDTIHDLLNQIFAHTPETFDEEENLECLKLPDIRTTGNPIRKAHLIAIRACNLITFLDQAIVGAYPVGKPITPFKALNLVLRGLSVSCEAMGKNPIAENIAFGAFLPSMHYGLLEVLDGLVLALGTNMLMFGDTICEMFSKCLRATQSNSHDSEGAKKSFIRLRTKIYDSVLLWCEKMRYGSNIEMVNEALLEQIMRDITPYESEVTLKMGATSNKRLSARAKRKLQKEQNAATALNQNHSSGSATAENKELFIDHGNEPLCRAALACLTALLQSAGCFIKPVTHKLLQEKIVPLCFTLVTNNQLTGLYGDAQVRVALLRAFAALIVNPHHHCPPPLQYASYIFNTLQTTDSSATVRSVAAELARTMELVVHPWKETLYFPADKSAIKDALANKDNHPLAMFTVKQVVVTNGTNGVHDSSDVMIPSVAEPATGTSPVKAASAPSEPAVEPAYESEGEINESLAVTEASDESFIDAEEQQTTDEPVGWVEHVSESSLDDSAKEKTNAIANIPDDTECYDAGTIHPIDDDDNDDGKTSESAVVAVLDSDEEQGQAQNVEQEDDDVMEVPIDVELSAPKSNSEKNNLKHSIEIIDDDNSSVSAKKAKMLDSCNGNTGKTKNIDEIVEEMVAEFVDEP is encoded by the exons ATGGAAGGTGTCGGGCAACTATTTGGGACCCATTTCGACAGTGACGATGGTTTACTAACCGCATTTCTTAACAATATAGATGAACATCAATCGTTTTGGTCAGAC CCTGAAAATGATCTAGACACAATATTCACCAAACTAGGCACCTTGCTAGCCAGTGCCAGAACGCGCGATCGTGGTTTAAGAATTCTCATCCACCTGCTGCCCGACTGCCCGCTGGATCTGATCGAGGAAAAGGCTCAGTTCTATCTGAACACTTGCACAAAAGTATGCGACCAGCGTGGGCCAACGCAAACATTGCCGCTGGTGTACAAACTTCTTCAGCAGCTGTTACATCGCTCCCTGGGCTCGACCGAGCTGCACAAACTGTTTGTCAGCAATCTGGCCAAAATCCTCGAATCCGTCGGGCCCAAGCTAGAACCGTCGGCGGTCCCATCGGTTTTGAGCTTCCTCGAGCTGGCCATGCAGCATTATGCTGGTGCTTGTGGGCCGTTGAAAAGTCGCATCGAGACGTTCCTTTACTCGCTGGTCGATTCTACCGATCGGTTCGTGGTCAACCGTACGGCCaactgtttgctgctgctgcaacaaatCCGAGGCGGAGGACAGCACGGTTCGCTGCATAAGAAAACATGGGAAGAGTACTATCTGAAGCTGATTGACACGATACACGATCTGTTGAATCAAATCTTTGCCCACACGCCGGAAACGTTTGACGAGGAGGAAAACCTTGAGTGTTTGAAGCTGCCTGACATTAGAACCACCGGAAATCCTATCCGTAAAGCGCACTTGATCGCGATACGCGCTTGCAATCTAATTACCTTTCTTGATCAAGCCATTGTAGGTGCGTACCCGGTGGGGAAGCCAATCACCCCGTTTAAAGCGTTAAATCTTGTACTTCGTGGGCTGTCCGTATCCTGTGAAGCGATGGGCAAAAATCCGATTGCGGAAAACATTGCATTCGGTGCGTTTTTACCGTCCATGCACTACGGGCTGTTGGAGGTGTTGGACGGGCTAGTGCTGGCCCTCGGCACCAATATGCTGATGTTTGGTGACACGATTTGCGAGATGTTCTCCAAGTGTCTCCGAGCGACCCAGAGCAACAGCCACGACTCGGAAGGTGCGAAAAAATCATTCATCCGCTTGCGAACGAAAATCTACGACAGCGTACTGCTGTGGTGTGAAAAGATGCGGTACGGCAGTAACATCGAGATGGTAAACGAAGCCCTGCTGGAACAGATAATGCGCGACATTACGCCGTACGAGAGCGAGGTAACGCTCAAGATGGGTGCCACCAGCAACAAGCGATTGTCGGCCAGAGCAAAGAGGAAGCTGcagaaggagcaaaatgctgCAACTGCACTTAACCAGAACCACTCTAGTGGTAGTGCAACGGCAGAAAACAAGGAGCTGTTTATTGATCATGGCAACGAGCCACTGTGCCGTGCTGCTTTGGCCTGTTTGACCGCTCTGCTGCAGTCCGCCGGGTGTTTCATCAAACCCGTCACTCACAAACTATTGCAGGAGAAAATCGTTCCGCTGTGTTTTACGCTGGTAACCAATAACCAGCTAACCGGGCTGTACGGCGATGCCCAGGTGCGTGTAGCTTTACTCCGCGCCTTTGCTGCTCTGATTGTGAATCCACACCACCACTGTCCACCACCGCTGCAATATGCCAGCTATATTTTCAACACGCTGCAAACAACGGACTCCAGTGCGACCGTTCGGTCGGTGGCTGCAGAACTGGCCCGCACGATGGAACTGGTGGTACATCCTTGGAAGGAAACACTGTACTTCCCCGCGGACAAGTCCGCCATTAAGGATGCATTAGCGAACAAGGACAATCACCCGCTGGCGATGTTCACCGTGAAGCAGGTGGTTGTAACGAACGGTACCAACGGAGTGCACGATTCCTCTGATGTGATGATTCCATCAGTCGCAGAACCGGCAACTGGTACTTCGCCGGTAAAAGCTGCCAGTGCTCCTAGCGAGCCGGCCGTTGAACCAGCATACGAAAGTGAAGGTGAAATTAACGAATCACTAGCCGTAACAGAAGCGAGCGACGAGTCATTTATTGACGCAGAAGAACAGCAAACGACGGACGAACCTGTTGGATGGGTAGAACATGTAAGCGAGTCCTCGCTAGATGATTCAGCAAAGGAAAAGACAAACGCAATCGCCAACATCCCCGACGATACAGAATGTTATGATGCTGGAACTATTCATCcaatcgatgatgatgacaatgATGATGGGAAAACGAGTGAATCCGCcgtggtggcggtgctggaCAGTGATGAGGAACAGGGACAAGCACAGAATGTGGAGCAggaggatgatgatgtgaTGGAAGTGCCAATTGACGTAGAGCTATCTGCACCTAAATCCAACAGCGAAAAGaataatttgaaacattcaaTCGAAATAATTGACGATGATAACAGCAGCGTGTCGGCGAAGAAGGCCAAAATGTTGGACAGCTGTAACGGAAACACCGGTAAAACAAAGAACATCGACGAAATCGTAGAGGAAATGGTAGCCGAGTTCGTTGACGAACCATAA